From Draconibacterium halophilum, one genomic window encodes:
- a CDS encoding T9SS type B sorting domain-containing protein, which yields MKRSLFIVTILVFSFYALQAQITSPGADATDVTQYPVFTETDDIFIFCSNDSLNDVGALTASTELTGTKTWLWEKYNETTGVFELEFQESTDATSSQINALADGCYRITITQGATTEVDRAWVFNNWMYAGGEVTVSNCEYFRIDGEINSAVLTYNDLSSNAPVFVNKDVQVEWLEDGDRIASVLNLTVYDPPTENTNYSLRVYDKFDCDAQSTVLYESIVTKAKFTADPMSGEAPLDVTFSNNSENGTPGYFEWFFYHDLNKIKRESEGTEEPVDSIMLVAYDDAPFYTYENSGTYMVRLVSKHLSDSLTCVDTVYLEDYIEVDTSFIAVPNVFTPNGDGTNDEFVVQFWSMQSIEINIFNRWGKRVHYWQSGDVRGFDDTFSETVWDGRIMGGRYASPGVYYYDVVGRGRDGEKRKKHGFVHLFRNKD from the coding sequence ATGAAGCGAAGTCTTTTTATTGTAACTATTCTGGTGTTTTCTTTTTACGCTCTCCAGGCACAAATAACTTCGCCCGGAGCCGACGCCACCGATGTAACACAATACCCTGTTTTTACAGAAACCGACGATATCTTTATTTTTTGTAGTAACGACTCGTTAAACGATGTAGGAGCTTTAACAGCCAGTACCGAACTGACAGGGACAAAAACATGGTTGTGGGAAAAGTATAATGAAACTACCGGTGTATTCGAGTTAGAATTTCAGGAAAGTACGGATGCCACTTCATCGCAGATAAACGCTCTGGCCGATGGTTGTTACCGAATAACCATTACGCAGGGAGCAACTACCGAAGTAGACCGTGCGTGGGTTTTTAATAACTGGATGTACGCCGGCGGAGAGGTAACTGTATCGAATTGCGAGTATTTCAGAATAGATGGAGAGATAAATTCGGCAGTGCTCACTTATAACGATTTAAGCAGCAATGCTCCTGTTTTTGTGAATAAAGATGTGCAGGTGGAATGGCTGGAAGATGGAGACCGGATTGCATCGGTTTTAAACTTGACGGTTTATGATCCGCCAACAGAAAATACAAACTACAGTTTGCGTGTTTACGATAAATTCGATTGCGATGCACAGTCAACTGTTTTGTACGAATCGATTGTGACTAAAGCCAAATTTACTGCCGATCCGATGAGTGGAGAAGCACCGCTTGATGTTACTTTTTCGAATAATTCGGAAAACGGAACGCCCGGCTATTTTGAATGGTTTTTTTACCACGATCTGAATAAGATAAAAAGAGAATCAGAAGGAACGGAAGAGCCGGTTGACAGTATTATGCTGGTGGCTTACGATGATGCGCCTTTTTATACCTACGAAAATTCCGGAACTTACATGGTAAGGCTGGTATCAAAACATCTTTCCGATTCGCTTACTTGTGTTGACACTGTTTATTTGGAGGATTATATTGAGGTAGATACTTCGTTTATTGCTGTACCTAATGTATTTACGCCAAACGGCGATGGAACCAACGATGAGTTTGTGGTTCAGTTCTGGTCGATGCAAAGTATTGAGATTAACATTTTTAACCGCTGGGGAAAACGCGTGCATTACTGGCAAAGCGGCGATGTTCGGGGGTTTGATGATACCTTCTCCGAAACAGTGTGGGATGGCCGGATAATGGGAGGTCGTTATGCCAGTCCCGGGGTGTATTACTACGATGTTGTAGGCCGTGGACGAGATGGTGAAAAACGCAAAAAACACGGCTTTGTCCATTTGTTTCGTAACAAAGATTAA